The genome window tgtcgCTATCAACTGGTTTCATGACAAAAACTTGAGCTTTGAATTCAGCTGTGTTATGCCTTTGTTCCCCTTAATATCATGCATGTCGCTTATTAGGTACTAAGAGACtgcttaattaaaagaataatacACGCTAGACTAATTAAAGCTCAAGCGACTAAGTGCCTAACATTTATCTCTTGGTTATTgggttaatgttaatttattatgcatCACTTTATATTGATCTTAAagatcataattattatagatCATAATTGTTATTAGTATTAAACTGGTGATATTGTCTCTGCGCTTCTTAATCGCAATTACTAATTTATCGACTTATTACACaacaaatttcttatcaaTTTCACTATGTTATTTTTGGTAATCAATAAAGTTCATCTTTTATtactaattataaaaaaagaaggaagCAAACTTGcttaattatgattataaacATGTCGAATAATAGTTGCTGTAAACTGAATAATCATCTTAAGTCGATTTTGATCCACCGTGTGTTTATCATTTATGACTTAACAggttttaaattatgtttcagcaaaaagtgtaaaatgattcataatttatacaaacatGTGATCATTCAACACTACACTTTGTACTCccatttgctttttttatagCTCTTGACGGTTGTATTACAAGTTgtactttaaaatacttatgttgtatatatccacatatatgtttataagCTACATGGGCTATGCTCATATGATAtatcatatgaaaatatatacactgatagaaaaatgctgtgaaattttaatatttccacATTCATTTAACTATTTCGCTCTTTGATTTAGCGTTAAATACGgattaagtaaatttaaagtgtaagcactttaaatcaaaataaatatgaatatattcaatttaaatatatatcatatttaatttgagtattataatatttaaaaaacaaacatgacattattaaactaatttagcATTTGtagtgataaaaaaatttaaaatataatttgctttatttattttgtttatattattttatttagtttttttgttttttaatttattttttattttaactttgttttttactgtttttttattttttgtatttaattttttattgtgttttgagttaaattaaagtttattttatttcattttaatacgttttgttgttaaatctaaaataataaaatcaaatatggtTATAATGGTTTTCACTTTAagttttttctatcagtgtataaaaataacatttacaaaagTTATAACGAAGCCGTGGAGCAGGTGATCCACATTACCGTTAAGCGATCCGAGTTGCTCTTGAAAATACTCATAAATGCAAATTCCGCAAACGTTGCAATCGAATCGAGGCCGTTGGTGACGAGGTTTTTTGTTGTACCTCCTCatgtctttgttgttattgttgtcatttttttttattttatacttttggCTGTTATCAGTTTTAAAGCATTCCGACTCTGGTGACACTGTTACTAATCGGACGGACAAATACATCGATAGTGCAATAAGcgtataaataaacatttaaggCACATTCAGATAAGATTGGCGAACAATGTACGAACgtacgtgtatatgtatgtggatAGCATAACTTGTACATTATGTACACGTACTCATATCGTTATCGAAATCCAGCAACGATCGCACGAGTACGAATATCTTTCTACTCGTACATgagtacattttaaatacgGGTACTGAATTGATCGAGTTCTTGCTGTAAATCATTAATTTTCCAAGCAGCAAGACAATTCCTGCCCTTTGCACACTTGCAACCCATATGGGATCCACGTTAATGAAGCCACACCGCCAATGACTATAAAGGTGTGCGGATTGCCCCACCGATCCACCGATCCACCGATGACGCACAGTGGTTGAACATCGACTTTATCTCGAGTGTTACCCACTTTGTGGCATATCTGCAAATCAAGTACATACTTTactaaaaagttaaatttatttacacaatctgaattataaatatgagaagtttaatttaaataatcaaactttttttttttggttgataaaatatattttttaaattcaatatatttctaaatttgtataatatgtttcataaaatattgtataagtAATCATCAGATTTGAAATATATCATAaactacatatttttaatttaactttacatttaagttataaaatatctgatttcagaaaaacattttatatatctcACATTGTCAGACCTTTAATATCATAGTGCAACTTTGATCTCCACTTCTTCTTTGTTTGACTATCtacaaaaacataattaatttcaaattccaCAAAAATCTAAACGTTAGCTATTTAAGtcgattaaaaattaagttaagtgaagttaagcattaaaatactttttttattatattaaacaaaaattaaatttgttcaataGGAAAGTGTGCTTTTAATTActtggttcttgtaattttttggctgttgcctagtgttattttCGATTTACAGTTTACTGacattacatttttatgcaCACAATCGATCAgcaaattaactttaaaacaataaaaatacatgcttctatttacatatatacaatattatcaaattaatGCCTGCTCCCTTTCTGATAAGCAGCATTCGTCTATGACCTGATAACATTGTCAATCTGCTAGTTGGAATCCAGTTTTCATATAATGTGCACCACTGTGCGGCGCTGTACTGTCATGTCGCACTTGCTGGCTGCTCATTCGCTCATTCAATCGCAGCAACGCGCGCTGAACGGGCACGGAAGCCGCAAATagatagaaaaataaagaattaatattttaactgaTCGCATACTCGACTCGACTTGATTCGATTGGATTCGTCTCGATTCTCCATAGAGGCCATAATGAACAAATACGCTTTGCTGGCTGTATGCCTGTTGGCAGCCCTGGCCGCCTTACTGCTGGAAGTGCGTGCCAGCCCTGCCAGTCCGCCCCAGTTCAGCGCCAGTCAGCTGGACAGTGCTTCGGCTCAGTTTTTGCCCCCAGAGCTTCGCAACACAAACGTGAGCATGGGTAAGTTTTGGAAAGGACCATGCTATGACATAATCATCGATAAAATACTGATTGGGTCTCCGTTTTACAGATGATATTAAGCGTGTGTATCGGGAGAAATGCAAGAAGGTGACGGGATCTGATAATTCAACGCTATACAAGGATATTGAGAAGGCTGCCGTAACGTTGGGCTCCTGTCTGAGTGAATTTACCAATACGACGTCTTTGCAGGCTGAAATAGATGTCGCTCGAGCCAATAATGAACTCGACATCGTATTCCACAAGTACTGCAAGCGTGCTCCCGAGGCGGAGGATTGCTTGCAGGCATTTAAAAACAAGGTGAAGCCCTGTCTGACAGCTGAAGAGCAGCGTCAACAGGCCACCATGATGCGCCTGGCTGCCTCGCTGCTTGGATTCGCCTGCTCCCGTGGCGGAGATCAGCTGGTGCTTTTTGTTGCCGAAAAGGGACCCGAGTGCCTGAAGGCCAACAGGGAGAGCATCAGTCATTGTTTCAACAAATCATTCAATCAGTATTTACCCAAGGATGGCGAGTTTTCTGATTTCTTGAGCCGCCCCGAATTCCTCTTCTCGCCCACACACTGCGTCGATCTGCAAAGCTTTGAGGGCTGTGTGGTGCACCATTTGGAGCAATGCTCTGACGTCACGCCCGCCAACATCGTCCAGTCGATCTTCCGCTTTGTGAAGAACGAGACCGACTGCCAGGCCTGGATGGATGCCCGTGCCAACGAGCGTCCCATTCTGCTCGCCGACAGGGGTAACAGCACCCGCGGTGGCGCCTCAACACTGGTCACAACACTCACTGGCACCTTGGCACTCTCCCTGGGCGCCTACATCCTAAAATATTAGGCAAATCATACTCATAAATTCGTTGGCTACAATGATTGAAATGTCTAAAGTATTCCTTACTTGCATTATATGTTACATACgtatttccattttaattttcggtttttttattttatatattttttttttctgcgaTAACTGAAGTAGTGATAACATTTcctgcatatatatatgttaagtgtgtatgtgtacttttttttttttgttgaaatatgtGCGGTACTTTGTAATTTAATGACTACTCTATTTATTgctaataataaacaaatgattacaatacaaatgtgttaaaaagtttttcttcaAGCTGACACCATATCTCAAATACTGTTACTGCTGATTAAGCTAATTCTGTGATAGAAGACTTAAtcatactttttttatttgtccaGAGATCTAAAACACATAAACGTCACATTTCTATAAATTCGCCATACTCGTATATGTATAGTCACTTGGCTTAGTTGTTTCTTATCTCATTCGTTTTCTCCAATTTCTTCTTTATTGAATACGAAAGTCCAAAATTCCCAGCGAGGTCCGACAATGATTCAGTCTATTTGTGTGAagcaatattatatttatgtatgtcgGGTTCGACATGTGTGAATGACAACAGATAAGGCGGCCCAGTAATAAGACATGGGCCATTGAGTCATAACTTATACAAaatcattgcatacttttatgctGAATACCAAATTCCAGCTGCAAAAACTTGTTGAAATAcatacaggtgtgttctacaaatctctaacagtGCCAAAGCAACctaaaagcaattgttggtgttcctgaaatCAAACAACCATTGTTTTCAAATGTCCAAAAgaaatttgagagatttgacaaaattaaattgaattaaaatatctttaaaattgatttaagatacaaaaaaatatgttcgaaaagattaaatctctgacatttaagggacaccaacatttcaaactattgtttttaaaaacatttatattcaaaatctcaagagatttctggaacacgcCTGATAAGGTACACATAAAAGCtttagaaaattgaattttgagacaaaaatgtattttatatattatgaaCAGAAATGTATTTAACATTATCTGCACAGCAATATACCCAGTCGCATTATGCTGTCACTACAGGGTATCTATTTCATTCCCAATATATACAGTAATCAAACTGCTCAGATACGAAATTTGTATAGGTAGAATTTAGTAGCATGTTTTTATGAAGTCATCAGTGAAAAGAACAAtggaaaaacacaaaaatacttGTTGAAGCAGATAAATGAAaactgcttttgttgttgtttgttaccCTGAATTGCTATATCTGTGTCTTTCtgctgcaataaataaatagatccgataagtaaagaaaaattaaaattttgaaaacattccTAATTTGCATCCCATTCgcaaattttaatgttataaatatGGTTAAAGATAAATATGATATAAAGATAAATGTAAAGCTGTAAAGATAAAATGGAAGCTTTAGCATTGGGGGCATTCAGCAGGTATCCTTGACATGAAACCTGATActttttgtattcaaatgcaaatttgccAATTTAAAATCACACATTTCacttttacataaattaatgcaattattGTTAATGGTTTTCTTCAAAAGCAGCCTTCTATCTTCCAAAATTGACAgtttaaatgccaaatatttatttcagaaGTGccgtttaaaaatatataataggTAGTTGtgcacttaaaataatttgtagcAGAATATTTGACTAGCGATATACCGTAATTTGGTAAAgtgtattcaaattaattattacacAAAAACTTAACTTCATGTCAAGTTTAAGCaaacatttcaattcatttcaattctGATTTTCATaaaccaaatcaaaatcaaatctgaatcagtttcaggaacgaccctttttgcacactgatttgattttgatttcgagaaTTTAAAAGAATGACGGGCaaacacaaattgacaaatgaaAGTGTGAAGACAGATTTTCTTagactttttattaatagtttggTTGCAGAATAGTATAATTAGAGTGAaactatttgtttataatgctTAAGCAGCAATTTTACACATTAACAGCTCCTTTATTATCTGCttgtttttaaactattttcgtgcattaactttaattatcaCAGCCCTTTCTaattattctgcattaaaaatatagttattaaattatccaCTCTTGAAATGCTAGAAAGTTTTAACATTCTCCATATTAAAATCACcacaaaatgtaagcaaacacCAGATGTGGCTAAATAATGTTATCAAAATGCACGGTCTCACACATTATCGAAATGACCATTCCCACCATTCTgtaattatatatagtatagtgtatcgcacaaaaaaaaaacttgtacacgaggtaaaagtctagtgacgaaagcatattccaacCCCAAAATTTcagatatcaaattttgtgacgatcaaaataaagtttaatataacttttttttttctgggaTGTTagaaattattgcaattgcttttgacattgtaactttatcattaatgcagacagTTAGTAAAATacgtaaatttatttgttgaatttcttttacatttaataaaaatttgtttctttaataataaaagaacacataaatttaataagcgTTGCCGAATGGCAcaactaatttaattcatttaaactagtttaagcgcgaatttataaaaaaatcaaaattaaactgtctggcagcactggttatTTTTGCAGCGCAAAACCTGTCTGCTACATAGGCTTGCTGCTATGTCacgttattgctgctgtcaactgtatgtatatatacacttatttgttaatattttgagaatgcgaatttttacagatatgtGTGATATATCAAAAAACGCGGAATTTCACTGACTTTAACATATTAAAGTTTGATAAAGATGTTAAATGTCAATATTTCTAATATCGCCAAAATGCGAGAACAAAAACCttttttcacctgtaaaattttaccagAGCACTTTGGGTACGCATAAAGCCCTCAGTCTTAGCTTTCCAAAGATAAAttggacatatctgtagctcaTATGGTTAGCGTGCTCCGCTAAGCTAGCggcttttttcaaaaagtcgtagaacaaacttTTCTAGAATTTCGAAGtgaaataaatccccatcatcaatctaagcttttttttttttttagcgattttatccaattaaacaaacaaaataacaaacaaaccgACTTATCCACAGAGAACGAAACTAACcgaaaatcttccaaaaatttatggaaatttgggagattttcggttggtttcgtattctgtggcacccctgatcatttcattttgagtcgacttaaaatttcaaatttaattatcttttgaactagttgtcggattcgggtgatcgaggtattaaTCGACGCGAATTTTcgattagaatttttaaaaataataaataaatttaccaattattattatattggctgtatatattgctagtcgcctttcgcacccttcgtgctgctttcgtcactagcgcacACTACCTTCAGCAGTGATAGGACTCACTGTAAGGTATATTTTCCAAACATATGATTAAAATGCACTGGGGCTCATTTATATATAAgctatgcaaaaaaaaaactatatttgtATGTC of Drosophila innubila isolate TH190305 chromosome X, UK_Dinn_1.0, whole genome shotgun sequence contains these proteins:
- the LOC117793770 gene encoding 27 kDa glycoprotein, with amino-acid sequence MNKYALLAVCLLAALAALLLEVRASPASPPQFSASQLDSASAQFLPPELRNTNVSMDDIKRVYREKCKKVTGSDNSTLYKDIEKAAVTLGSCLSEFTNTTSLQAEIDVARANNELDIVFHKYCKRAPEAEDCLQAFKNKVKPCLTAEEQRQQATMMRLAASLLGFACSRGGDQLVLFVAEKGPECLKANRESISHCFNKSFNQYLPKDGEFSDFLSRPEFLFSPTHCVDLQSFEGCVVHHLEQCSDVTPANIVQSIFRFVKNETDCQAWMDARANERPILLADRGNSTRGGASTLVTTLTGTLALSLGAYILKY